In Mycobacterium sp. JS623, one genomic interval encodes:
- the leuC gene encoding 3-isopropylmalate dehydratase large subunit, giving the protein MTSVDTPRTMAEKVWADHVVAHGTGKGEAREPDLIYIDLHLIHEVTSPQAFDGLRLNGRTVRRPDLTIATEDHNVPTVDIDKPIADPISRTQVETLRRNCEEFGIRLHPMGDAEQGIVHIIGPQLGLTQPGMTVVCGDSHTSTHGAFGALAMGIGTSEVEHVFATQTLALRPFKTMAVNVDGQLPPGVSAKDVILAVIAKIGTGGGQGHVIEYRGSAIESLSMEGRMTICNMSIEAGARAGMVAPDETTFEFLRGRPHAPKGAQWDAAVAAWLALRTDEGAEFDTEVYLDAATLSPFVTWGTNPGQGVPLSDSVPDPELMFDDAERQSAEKALAYMDLRPGTAMRDIAVDAVFVGSCTNGRIEDLRVVADVLRGRKVADGVRMLIVPGSMRVRAQAESEGLGEIFTAAGAQWRQAGCSMCLGMNPDQLSPGERCASTSNRNFEGRQGKGGRTHLVSPAVAAATAVRGKLSSPAELTQ; this is encoded by the coding sequence ATGACCAGTGTCGACACGCCGCGCACGATGGCCGAAAAGGTGTGGGCCGACCACGTCGTCGCCCACGGCACAGGGAAAGGCGAGGCTCGCGAGCCCGACCTGATCTACATCGATCTGCACCTCATTCATGAGGTGACGAGTCCGCAGGCCTTCGACGGGCTCCGGCTCAACGGCCGCACGGTGCGCAGGCCGGACCTCACGATCGCCACCGAGGATCACAACGTGCCGACTGTCGACATCGACAAGCCGATCGCCGACCCGATATCGCGCACACAGGTCGAGACGTTGCGTCGTAATTGCGAAGAGTTCGGTATCCGGTTGCATCCGATGGGTGACGCCGAGCAGGGCATCGTGCACATCATCGGGCCGCAGTTGGGACTGACGCAGCCCGGCATGACGGTGGTGTGCGGCGACAGCCACACGTCAACGCACGGCGCGTTCGGTGCACTCGCGATGGGCATCGGCACGTCTGAAGTCGAGCATGTGTTCGCCACGCAGACTCTTGCGCTGCGTCCGTTCAAGACCATGGCGGTCAACGTGGACGGTCAGTTGCCGCCCGGAGTCAGCGCGAAGGACGTCATCCTCGCGGTGATTGCGAAAATTGGAACCGGCGGGGGACAGGGTCACGTCATCGAATACCGCGGCAGCGCCATCGAATCGCTCTCGATGGAGGGCCGGATGACGATCTGCAACATGAGCATCGAAGCCGGAGCGCGCGCCGGCATGGTGGCGCCGGACGAAACCACGTTCGAATTTTTGCGCGGTCGACCGCATGCACCGAAGGGCGCGCAATGGGACGCGGCGGTGGCCGCATGGCTGGCATTGCGCACTGACGAAGGGGCTGAATTCGACACCGAGGTGTATCTCGACGCGGCCACGCTGAGCCCGTTCGTCACGTGGGGCACCAACCCCGGGCAGGGCGTTCCGTTGTCGGATTCGGTTCCGGACCCCGAGCTGATGTTCGATGACGCCGAACGGCAGTCAGCCGAAAAAGCCTTGGCGTACATGGATCTTCGGCCTGGCACGGCGATGCGTGACATCGCGGTGGACGCCGTCTTCGTCGGGTCGTGTACCAACGGCAGGATCGAGGATCTGCGCGTCGTCGCCGACGTTCTGCGCGGACGCAAGGTGGCCGACGGAGTGCGGATGCTGATCGTGCCGGGTTCGATGCGCGTGCGCGCACAGGCCGAATCCGAAGGACTCGGGGAGATCTTCACCGCGGCCGGTGCGCAGTGGCGACAAGCCGGGTGCTCGATGTGTCTTGGAATGAATCCAGACCAGCTGTCGCCGGGCGAGCGTTGCGCGTCGACATCGAACCGAAATTTCGAGGGCAGGCAGGGCAAGGGTGGTCGCACGCATCTGGTGTCGCCTGCAGTCGCTGCGGCCACCGCTGTGCGAGGGAAGCTGTCGTCGCCGGCCGAGCTTACTCAGTAA
- the leuD gene encoding 3-isopropylmalate dehydratase small subunit, whose product MQAFRTHTGIGVPLRRSNVDTDQIIPAVYLKRVTRTGFEDGLFAAWRNDPSFVLNLPPFDKGSVLVAGPDFGTGSSREHAVWALMDFGFRVVISSRFADIFRGNAGKAGLLAAEVAQDDVELLWKLIEEQPGVEITVDLQDRNIVAGTVMVPFKIDDYTAWRLLEGLDDIGLTLRKLDEIETYEASRPNWKPHTLPA is encoded by the coding sequence ATGCAAGCGTTTCGCACACACACAGGTATCGGCGTTCCGTTGCGCCGGTCGAATGTGGACACGGACCAAATCATCCCGGCCGTCTATTTGAAGCGGGTCACCCGAACAGGTTTCGAGGACGGCCTATTCGCGGCTTGGCGTAACGATCCGTCTTTCGTTCTGAATCTGCCGCCCTTCGACAAGGGCTCAGTCTTGGTCGCTGGACCCGATTTCGGCACGGGCTCGTCACGCGAACATGCCGTCTGGGCGCTGATGGACTTTGGTTTCAGGGTCGTCATCTCATCGCGATTCGCCGATATTTTTCGCGGCAACGCGGGCAAGGCCGGACTGTTGGCGGCCGAAGTCGCGCAAGATGATGTGGAACTCCTGTGGAAGCTCATTGAGGAGCAGCCGGGGGTGGAAATCACTGTGGATCTTCAAGATCGGAATATCGTCGCGGGAACGGTCATGGTGCCGTTCAAGATTGACGATTACACCGCCTGGCGATTGCTCGAGGGTCTCGACGATATAGGTCTTACGCTGCGGAAACTCGATGAAATCGAGACCTACGAAGCGAGTCGGCCGAACTGGAAACCGCACACTCTGCCGGCGTGA
- a CDS encoding IclR family transcriptional regulator, protein MRQDSGIGVLDKAVGVLHAVGDSPCGLAELCERTGLPRATAHRLAAGLEVHRLLSRNGDGLWRLGPALTELAGQVHDPLLAAGAVVLPRLREITGESVQLYRREGTARICVAALEPPAGLRDTVPVGTRLPMTAGSGAKVLLAYADAATQQAVLPAAMFTDRTLAEVRKRGWAQSAAEREPGVASVSAPVRDGRGTVIAAISVSGPIDRMGRRPGARWAADLLAAADALTRRL, encoded by the coding sequence GTGAGACAGGATAGCGGCATCGGCGTGCTGGACAAAGCGGTGGGTGTGCTGCACGCGGTGGGCGACTCGCCATGTGGGTTGGCGGAACTATGTGAGCGCACGGGTCTGCCGCGCGCTACCGCGCATCGCCTGGCCGCGGGACTGGAAGTGCACCGGCTGCTGAGTCGAAACGGCGACGGTCTGTGGCGGCTGGGTCCGGCGCTGACCGAATTGGCGGGACAGGTGCACGACCCACTGCTGGCCGCGGGCGCGGTGGTGCTGCCGCGACTGCGTGAGATCACGGGCGAAAGCGTGCAGCTGTATCGCCGCGAGGGCACGGCGCGGATCTGTGTTGCTGCGCTGGAACCGCCTGCGGGACTTCGCGATACGGTGCCTGTCGGCACCCGGTTACCGATGACGGCCGGTTCGGGCGCGAAAGTGTTACTGGCATACGCCGATGCCGCGACGCAGCAGGCCGTGCTGCCCGCGGCGATGTTCACCGATCGCACCCTTGCGGAGGTTCGCAAGCGCGGGTGGGCGCAGAGCGCTGCCGAGCGCGAACCCGGCGTTGCGAGTGTCTCGGCGCCTGTGCGCGACGGGCGCGGCACGGTCATCGCCGCGATCTCGGTGTCGGGGCCGATCGACCGGATGGGACGCCGACCGGGCGCCCGCTGGGCAGCGGACCTGTTGGCCGCCGCGGATGCGCTGACCCGTCGGCTCTGA